In a single window of the Desulfovibrio mangrovi genome:
- a CDS encoding HlyD family type I secretion periplasmic adaptor subunit, producing the protein MSKYRREDIEFMSEVDAALRHRGHPYAYLLSVAIVVAFAVFGVWAHFAILDEVTRGMGSVIPSQRLQEMQNLEGGILREVLVREGQVVEKDEVLVRIDNEQARSLFRDAASKIMEHEAAIIRLEAEAEDREPVYTAEMQEKAPTIVRDQMSMFHTRREQLEAEMRVLDAQRFQKQQEVEEMISRRKQLIQSHKIAAERRDIARPLMEKNVYPRVDYLQLEESLLRLQGDIDSLSLGIPRASRAAEEAKARLEQRRAEFHNQAQEEINKRRAELRSLNESLSAGEDRVTRTDIRAPMRGTIKRINHNTIGGVIRPGETILELVPLDDTLLIEARIRPADIAFLHPGQRAMVKITAYDFSIYGGLEATVEQISADTIEDRKGETFYLVKLRTKTNTIVYRGDKLPIIPGMTASVDILTGKKSVLDYMLKPILKAKQNALRER; encoded by the coding sequence ATGAGCAAGTACCGTAGAGAAGACATCGAATTCATGAGCGAAGTGGATGCCGCCCTGCGCCACAGGGGGCACCCCTATGCCTATCTGCTTTCCGTCGCCATTGTCGTGGCCTTTGCCGTCTTCGGCGTATGGGCGCACTTTGCCATTCTGGACGAGGTGACCCGCGGAATGGGTTCCGTCATCCCCTCCCAACGCCTGCAGGAAATGCAGAACCTTGAAGGCGGCATTTTACGCGAAGTACTGGTGCGCGAAGGCCAGGTGGTGGAAAAGGACGAAGTGCTTGTCCGCATTGACAACGAGCAGGCACGCAGCCTGTTCCGCGACGCCGCCAGCAAGATCATGGAACACGAGGCCGCCATCATCCGCCTCGAAGCGGAAGCAGAAGACAGAGAACCGGTTTATACCGCGGAAATGCAGGAGAAGGCTCCAACCATCGTACGCGACCAGATGAGCATGTTCCATACACGCAGGGAACAGCTTGAGGCGGAAATGCGCGTACTGGACGCCCAGCGTTTCCAGAAGCAGCAGGAAGTGGAGGAAATGATCAGCCGCCGCAAACAGCTGATACAAAGCCACAAGATCGCCGCCGAACGACGGGACATCGCCCGTCCGCTGATGGAAAAGAACGTATACCCCCGCGTGGACTACCTGCAGCTGGAAGAGAGCCTGCTGCGGCTGCAGGGAGACATAGACTCCCTCTCGCTTGGCATTCCCAGAGCTTCACGAGCTGCAGAAGAAGCCAAGGCGCGCCTTGAACAGCGCAGGGCCGAGTTCCACAACCAGGCCCAGGAAGAGATCAACAAACGCAGGGCCGAACTGCGCTCGCTGAACGAATCCCTTTCCGCCGGTGAAGACCGCGTGACCCGTACGGATATCCGCGCCCCCATGCGCGGCACCATCAAACGCATCAACCACAACACCATCGGCGGGGTCATACGGCCCGGCGAGACCATTCTGGAGCTGGTGCCGCTTGACGACACACTGCTCATTGAAGCGCGCATCCGCCCTGCGGACATCGCCTTTCTGCACCCCGGCCAGCGGGCCATGGTCAAGATCACGGCCTACGACTTCTCCATCTACGGCGGACTCGAAGCCACCGTGGAGCAGATCAGTGCCGATACAATTGAAGACAGAAAGGGCGAGACGTTCTATCTTGTCAAACTGCGGACCAAAACGAATACCATCGTCTATCGGGGCGACAAACTCCC
- a CDS encoding type I secretion system permease/ATPase: MPEPSSKPESSAAGGQTAANGKTPVKPIQQSGQPISGSRPQTDKGTPTSSQPDYSAGSDESIPSPKSAEEPTDGLQAGANVPWRTIAPAPADVDYDSPLLRCLVVLFSLNGRTISIEKLKAGLPEHGGPSHTSACLRAAMQAGMNVRAVHRQTLDSISTLTLPCILLLKTKGACVLTSLDDKTAEIVFPETGNAPIEILRYKLEEEYAGYAIFGQIEGRLDKRASEIKLLKAKRWFWGTIWHYLPIYKHVGMASLVINLLAIVSPLFFMNVYDRVVPNNALDTLWVLAIGIGIAYMFDFVLRNLRSYFCDVAGKNADIILASRLMQHLMSIRMDYKPDSTGTLANNLREFESLREFFSSTTLLAIIDLPFLFVFIALVGFIGGPMLFVPALAVPLVIIIGWLLQFPLQRAIESGYKEGAQKNALLIEILNGIETVKTSQAEGRMQRTWERVVGMSARSNSHTKSLANFSITMSMLATQLVSMIIIVWGVHLIGAGELTMGGLIACNILAGRAMAPLSQVAAMLSRLQQSRMALKSLDMLMTLPTERAEDSAALCYVGLTPSLAAEELSFRYPGNERLALEGINFLFRPGEKIGIIGKMGSGKSTLGKLAVGLYQPTEGAVKLGGVDIRQMDVAELRSRAGYVSQDNYLFYGNVRENIAISNPNADDNAILRAASIAGVTDFVQAHPAGFGMPVGERGMSLSGGQRQSVALARALLSDPEILILDEPSSNMDNSAEMLFKQRLATIIKDKTLLLITHRMSMIDLVDRLVVMDNGRIIADGPKAAVLNALKNEQLRSAAKPRTM, from the coding sequence ATGCCAGAACCGAGTTCGAAACCGGAGAGTTCAGCCGCAGGCGGGCAGACCGCCGCAAACGGCAAAACTCCGGTCAAACCCATTCAACAATCCGGCCAACCCATATCCGGCTCCAGACCGCAAACAGATAAAGGAACCCCAACATCCTCCCAGCCGGACTACAGTGCCGGCAGTGATGAATCCATACCCTCGCCAAAGTCTGCAGAAGAACCAACTGACGGCCTGCAGGCCGGCGCCAATGTTCCCTGGCGCACCATTGCGCCTGCGCCTGCAGACGTTGACTATGACTCTCCGCTGCTTCGTTGCCTCGTAGTTCTGTTCTCACTGAACGGAAGAACCATATCCATCGAAAAACTCAAGGCAGGGCTGCCGGAACACGGAGGCCCCTCGCACACCTCGGCCTGTCTTCGGGCCGCCATGCAAGCCGGCATGAATGTAAGGGCCGTCCACCGGCAGACGCTGGACAGCATTTCAACCCTCACCTTGCCGTGCATTTTGCTGCTCAAGACTAAAGGGGCCTGCGTCCTCACCTCGCTGGACGACAAGACCGCGGAAATAGTCTTCCCCGAAACCGGCAACGCGCCCATTGAAATACTCCGCTACAAGCTTGAGGAAGAATATGCAGGCTATGCCATTTTCGGACAGATTGAAGGCAGACTGGACAAACGTGCCAGCGAGATAAAACTGCTCAAGGCCAAACGCTGGTTCTGGGGAACCATCTGGCACTACCTGCCCATATACAAGCACGTGGGCATGGCCAGCCTTGTCATCAACCTGCTAGCCATTGTTTCGCCGCTCTTCTTCATGAACGTCTATGACCGCGTGGTGCCCAACAACGCTCTGGACACTCTGTGGGTGCTGGCCATCGGCATCGGCATCGCCTACATGTTCGACTTCGTCCTGCGCAACCTGCGCAGCTATTTCTGCGATGTGGCAGGCAAGAATGCCGACATCATTCTTGCCTCGCGGCTCATGCAGCACCTCATGAGCATCAGGATGGACTACAAACCCGATTCCACGGGCACCCTCGCCAACAACCTGCGCGAATTCGAGTCGTTGCGCGAGTTTTTCAGCTCCACCACCCTGCTCGCCATCATCGACCTGCCCTTCCTTTTCGTATTCATCGCGCTGGTGGGCTTCATCGGCGGCCCCATGCTCTTCGTACCCGCCTTGGCCGTGCCGCTGGTAATCATCATCGGCTGGCTGCTGCAGTTCCCCCTGCAACGGGCCATTGAATCCGGTTACAAGGAAGGTGCGCAGAAAAACGCCCTGCTCATCGAAATTCTCAACGGCATAGAAACCGTCAAGACAAGTCAGGCGGAAGGCCGGATGCAGCGGACGTGGGAACGCGTGGTGGGCATGAGCGCCCGCTCGAACAGCCACACGAAAAGCCTTGCCAACTTCTCCATCACCATGTCCATGCTGGCCACCCAGCTGGTGAGCATGATCATCATCGTCTGGGGCGTGCACCTCATAGGGGCCGGAGAACTGACCATGGGCGGCCTCATCGCCTGCAACATCCTTGCGGGACGCGCCATGGCCCCCCTCAGTCAGGTGGCGGCCATGCTGTCGCGCCTGCAGCAGTCCCGCATGGCTCTCAAGTCACTTGATATGCTCATGACCCTGCCCACAGAGCGGGCCGAAGACAGTGCCGCCCTCTGCTATGTGGGGCTTACCCCCTCGCTGGCCGCAGAAGAACTGAGCTTCCGCTACCCCGGAAACGAACGTCTTGCGCTGGAAGGCATCAACTTCCTGTTCCGGCCCGGTGAAAAGATCGGCATCATCGGCAAGATGGGCTCCGGCAAAAGCACGCTGGGCAAACTTGCCGTGGGCCTCTACCAACCCACCGAAGGAGCCGTAAAACTCGGCGGAGTCGACATCCGGCAGATGGACGTGGCCGAACTGCGCAGCCGCGCTGGTTATGTTTCGCAGGACAACTACCTGTTCTACGGCAACGTGCGGGAAAACATCGCCATCAGCAATCCTAATGCGGACGACAATGCCATCCTGCGCGCAGCATCCATTGCCGGGGTCACAGACTTCGTGCAGGCGCATCCTGCCGGATTCGGCATGCCCGTGGGTGAAAGAGGCATGTCACTCTCAGGCGGGCAGCGGCAATCCGTGGCCTTGGCCCGCGCCCTGCTGAGTGATCCGGAAATCCTCATTCTCGACGAACCCAGCTCCAACATGGACAACAGCGCGGAAATGCTCTTCAAGCAGCGGCTGGCCACAATCATCAAAGACAAGACCCTGCTGCTCATCACCCACCGCATGAGCATGATCGATCTGGTTGACCGGCTTGTGGTCATGGACAACGGCCGCATCATTGCAGACGGCCCCAAGGCGGCGGTGCTGAACGCGCTGAAGAACGAACAGCTGCGTTCGGCGGCAAAGCCTCGCACGATGTAA